CAGGCCGTGCCGCCGTGACGAGCGGCACGTCAATGTTTGCAGGACCCGTCCTGCCGGGGAGTATCGGCAGGGATTCGACTATAACAAGGGAAAAACGAAAGTGAACAAGACCTATGCTTTGGTGTGGAACGTCCGACAAGGCGCCTGGCAGGTCGCCGGCGAACGCGTACGCCGGCGCGGCAAATCCACCACGCGCGCGGGCGTCGTCGCGGTGCTGGCGTGGCTCGCGGGCAGCGCGGCGACGCCCGTGCATGCGCTACCCGCGGGCGAGAAGATCGTGTCCGGGAAAGCCGACATTCTTCGCTACGACAACGGGCAGCAGATGTCGATCAACCAGCATGACAACAAGCTGGTGCTGGACTGGCAGACGTTCAACGTCGACAAGGGGGAGCGTGTCACGTTCAACCAGCCGTCCGTGACGTCGATCGCGTTGAACCGGGTCGTCGGGCAGGACGGCAGCGGCATCTACGGCAACATCGACGCGAACGGCCGCGTGTTTCTCGTCAATCCGAACGGCATCCTGTTCGGCAAGGGCGCTCAGGTCAATGTCGGCGGCCTGGTCGCGACGACGCTGGATATCAAGAACGAAGACTTCGACGCCGGCCGCTTCCGGTTCTCCGGCCAGTCCCCGAGCGAAGTGCAGAACTTCGGCAATATCGTGGCGAGCGAAGGCGGCGCGATCGCGCTGCTGGGCGCGCGCGTGGTCAACAAGGGGATCGTCCAGGCGCAGATGGGCACCGTCGCACTGGCGTCCGGCAGCGATGCCACGCTGAACTTCGACGGCGGCAAGCTGCTCAACGTGCAGATCGACCAGGGCACCCTCAACGCGCTGGTGAGCAACGAGCAGTTGCTGAAAGCCGACGGCGGGCAGGTGCTGATGAGCGCCAGGACCGCCGATACCGTACTACGCACGGTGGTGAACAATCAAGGCACCATCGAGGCACGCACGCTCAGGAACAAGGCGGGCCGGATCTCGCTGGACGGCTACGACGCGGGCACCGTGAACGTTGCGGGTGTGCTGAACGCGAGCGCCACGACGCCGGGCAACGGCGGTACGGTCGAGACGCGCGGCGCCGACGTGAAGGTGGCGCTCGGCGCGACGGTCGACACGCGCGCAACCAACGGCCGCGGCGGCACCTGGCGCATCGCATCGTCCGACGTATCGGTCACGGCGGGTGCGAACCAGCCCGGTACGATCGTGGCGGACACGCTGTCGCGCAATCTTGCGACGACGGATGTCGAACTGGTCGCCGAACGCGGGCAGACCTCGGTCGACGGGGCGATCACGTGGGCGAGCGGCAACCGCCTGGTGCTGGCCAGCCGGCAGGGCGACGTGTCGGTCAACGGTGCGCTGCGCGCGACCGGTGCGAACGCGCGTGTTGCAATCGACGCACGCAAGGACGTGCGGATCGCGGCGCCGATCGCGCTGACCGGCGCGAACGCGCTGCTGACGCTCGACTACGGCGCGGCGCAATGGCTCACCGGCGCTGCGGCAGTGAAGCTGTCCGGCGCCGGGGCCGGCTTCGAATCGAACGGCTATCGCTATACCGTGATCCAGAACCTGCAGCAGTTGCAGGCGGTCAATGCAAATCTCGACGGCCTGTACGTGCTCGGCAACGACATCGTCGGTTCCTATTACGGCACGGCGTTCAGGACCATCGGTTCGGGCGCGTCGTTCACCGGTGTGTTCGACGGCCTCGGCAACACGATCGGCAACCTCGCCATTTCGAGCAGCGACCCGTACGCGGGGCTGTTCGGCCGCAACACCGGCACGATTGCCAACCTCAAGCTGAACGCGTTGCGCGTCAATGCCGCGGCGGGCGTCGGCCCGGTGGCCATCGGCGGGCTGGTGGGCGAAAACGCCGGCAGGATTTCGAATGTGACCGCGACCGGCATGCAGGTGACAGCAGGCGCCAACCGCAGCAACGCGCTCGGTGGGTTGGTCGGTATCAACCTGGGTGAAGTATCCGGCGCATCGCTTACCGGAAATGTCGCGGGCAACGGCATGTCGTATGCGGTCGGCGGCCTGGTCGGCGAGAACCGCGCCGATCAGCGTTCCGGTGTGGTGTCCGACAGCGAGTCGAATGCGACCGTATCCGGCGGCGCATCGAATCTCGCGTCGATCGGCGGTCTCGTCGGCGTGAACCGGGGTGGCGACATTCTGAGGTCGACGAGCCGCGGTACGACGTCGGGCGCCAACATCGCGGGCGTGAACGTGGGCGGGCTCGTGGGGGCGAACCTGCTCGGCACGATCGAAGACTCGAGCGCGCTCGGGCGGGTGACGGGCGGCTCGGGCGGTACGGCGGGCGGCCTCGCGGGCAGCAATACGGGCAAGATCGCCAAGTCGAGCGCGAGCGGCCTCGTCGACGGCCGGTACGCGCAAGCGATCGGCGGCTTCGTCGGCCTGAACCAGGGCATCGTGACCGACAGCAAGGCGCTGGGTGACGTGTGGAGCGCATCGACGGGTTCGACGGGCGGCTTCGTCGGCGTCAACCTGGGGCCCAACGCAACCGTCGACATGGCGGAGGCCCACGGTGCGGTGAGCGGCGGCCAGGGCAACATCGGCGGCTTCGTCGGCAGTCATTTCGGCGGACGGATTGCACATGCGGTCGCGCGCGGCAAGACGACGGGCGGCAACTACAGCAAGACGGGCGGCTTCGTCGGCAGCAACGCGGCTGAACTGAGCAACGTCGACGCGAGCGGCACCGTGTACGGCGGCTATGGTGCGGCGGTGGGTGGTTTCGCCGGCGCCAACACGACGTCCGGCACGATCGAGGCAGCGTCGTCCACCGGCAACGTGACGGGCAGTTCGTCGAGCACGGTGGGCGGCTTTGCCGGCGAAAACCTCGGCACGGTGCGCGACGCGTCGGCATCGGGCGTGGTCAACGCGGGGAGTTACTCGACGCTCGGCGGCTTGATCGGCATGAACGCCGGACTCGTCGAACGCTCCGCTGCGAACGGCCGGGTCAACGGATCGTCGACGCAGACTTTCGGCGGGCTCGTCGGCATCAACCGTGGCATCTTCCGCAACAGCATCGCGTCCGGTGAAGCTGCGCTGCAGAAGATCGCCGGTCTCAATCTCGGTGTGATCGAGTAACGCAACGGCCGGCGGGCGCGGCGACCTGCGCGCCCGTCGGCGATACCAAGGTAGAGCAGCATGAAGACGATTCAATGGTGCAGTCCCGGGCGAATCGGCCGCGCGATCGGTCGCCTGACGATGGCGGGATATCTGGTGCTGGCACCTTGCATGCAAGTCATGGCGCAGGGCTCCATCGGTGCGACAGCACTGGATTGCAGTTTCAGCAACCCGGAAGCGTCACCGTGGAAAATGATCACGCCGTTGACGAGCATGACGCCGCAAAACGCGATCCTGTACCAGCGCACCGTCTCTCTGATGGTGTCGTTCAAGTACGGCACGGCGCCAGTGGCGCACGAACTCGTGAGTGCCGCCCATTGGGTGCCGGGCGCAGTCGTCGCGGACGGCATCGCACCGACGAACGTCAACGGCATCGGCTTCAAATGGGTTGGCGTGTCCGGCGACGACACCGAACGCGCGCTGCAGCAACACGCGCTGCCGATGGCGACCGCGAAGATCAACCTCGATCGCGCGGGCGGCGGCGATACCGACTCGCGGTTCATACGCTTTCGACAGTATCTGGTGCTCGACAAGCCGGCTTCGCAATTGCCGCAGGAAAAGCTGGTCGTCAAGAACCTGCCGGGCAATCCGACCGTCGCGATTTACGCGCTCGACTTGCCCAAAGGCACCGCGACGATTGGCGGCACGGTGACGGTGCCCGAGCAGCCCACGCCGGCCAACCTGTGCAAGCAGCTGAAGACTTTTGTCGGCGTCGGCAACGTGTGCATCGGCAGCGAATGCGAGATCCATGTGCCGAATCGTTGCGAGATTCAGTCGAACTGGATCGTGCCGGTGACGCTCGGCAATTTCTCGATCAGCAATTTTCCGAGCGTGAACGCGACGTCGAAGCCGGTCAGTTTCGACATCGCGCTCAGTCAATGCGCGGCGTCGGCCAAGCCGGCGATCAGCTTCCGCGACAAGGCCGCGAAGCCGAATCCGGACAAGACGTTGCTGCAGCTGAGCGCGCCGGCCGGGCAGACGGTCGCACGCGGGTTCAACATCGTGATGACGAACGCGTTGACCGGCGAGCGGATCGCGTACGGCGAGCCGGGCGCAGCCGCCGAGTACCCGATGCGGCGCACGGGCGACATGGCGGTGATGCCGTTGCGTGCGCAGTACATCCGTACCGGCGGGGAAGGCGAGTTGGCGCCCGGCTATGCGGGCGGCGGGGCGGAATTCTCCTTCACGTTTCCGTGATCGCGGCGCGCGATGCGGCCTCATCACGAAACCCGCAGAGCAAAGCACCATTTGTTGGTTCGGATTCGCCGCGTGCGCTGATACGTTAGCGGCTTCGCGACGGCACACTCCGTCGCGATGTGTGTCGAACCGTGCCGCCGCGCGATCCGCGGCGGCCTTCATAACAAATCAGGTCGTGCTCATGAAATTCCACACGCTCGCTACGTGGCTCGTCGGAGCCGCGCTCATTACTGCAGGCACCGTCGCGCATGCGGACCGTCTCGACGACATCAAGAAGGCCGGTGTGCTGCGCGTCGCAACGTTCGACAGCAACCCGCCATTTGGCTATGTCGATGGCAAAAGCAATCACATCGTCGGCCTCGACGTCGATTACGCGAAGGCACTCGCCGACAAGCTCGGCGTGAAGCTGCAACTGCAACCGACCAATCCCGCGAACCGCATTCCGTTCCTGACGTCCGGCAAGGTCGACCTCGTGCTCGCGAACTTCACGATCACCGACGAGCGCGCGAAGCAGGTCGACTTCAGCATCCCGTATTTCTCGTCGGGCCAGCAGTTTCTCACGAAGAAGGGCGTACTGAAATCGGCCGACCAGCTGAACGCGCTGCGCGTCGGCGCCGACAAGGGCACGACCAACGAGATCACGCTGCGCGAGAAATTCCCGAAGGCGACGATCGTGGCGTACGACGACACGCCGTTCGCGTTCGCCGCGCTGCGCGCGGGCAACGTGCAGGCGATCACGCAGGACGGCCCGAAGCTGATCGGCCTGCTCGCGAACGTGCCGGACAAGCAGAACTACGAGATCCCGGCGTTCACGATCTCGAACGACTACATGGGCGTCGGCGTGCCGAAGGGCGAGACGCGCCTGCTCGGCTTCGTCAACGACACGCTGAAGGGGCTCGAGGCAAGCGGCCGCGCCACGCAGATCTACGACGCATGGTTCGGGCCGACGACGAAGACACCGCTCACGCGTATCTTCCGCATCGGCGACAAGACCTGACAGGTCCCGCACGCGCGCCGCGATCGGCCGGTACACCGGCCGCGCGGCGCTTTTTGTTTTCATCCGACCGCGCGCGTCGTGCGCGCTCTACAGCATGTTCGGGTTGGCTCCCAAATATTTGTCCTGGCTCTGGCAGGGCTTCCTGCTGACGCTCGGCCTCGCGGCTGCGTCGGCCGTCGCAGCGACCGCCGGCGGGCTGCTGCTCGCGGTCATGCGGCATGCGCGCGGCATGGCGCCGCGCACGGTGGCGGCCGCGTACGTCGTCACGTTCCGCAACACGCCGCTGCTCGTGCAGTTGCTGTTCTGGTATTTCGGCGTCGCGTCGTTGCTGCCCGATACGTGGATCGCGTGGCTGAACGCGCGCCATGCGTTGAACGTCGGCCCGTTCACGCTTGCGTGGCCGTCGTTCGAATTCGTCGCGGGCTGGGTCGGGTTGAGCGCCTATACGGCCGCGTTCGTCGCCGAGGAGTGCGAAGCCGGCCTGCGCGGCGTGCGCCGCGCGCAACACGACGCGGCGGCCGCGCTCGGCCTCACGCCGATGCAATCGCTACGTTACGTGGTGCTGCCGCAGGCCGTGCGCATCGCGTTGCCGCCGCTGTTCGGCCAATACATGAATCTCGTGAAGAACTCGTCGCTCGCGATGGCGATCGGCGTGGCCGAGTTGTCGTATGCGTCGCGGCAGGTCGAGACGGAGACGTTCAAGACGTTCGCCGCATTCGGCGTGGCGACTGTGCTGTACGTCGCGGCGGTGGCCGCGATCGAAGCCGGCGCGTATGCGGCCACGCAATGGCGCGATCGGCTGGGAGCGGGGCGCTGACGATGGATCTTTCGCTGCTGTTCGCCAATCTGCCGTACCTGCTCATCGGCGCGTTCCCGGATGGGCCGCTCGGCGGTGCCGCGCTGTCGCTGCTGCTCGCGATCGCGTCGGCGGCAGCCTCGGCCGTGCTCGGCATCGTGCTCGGCGTTGCGATGGCGCTCGCACGCGGCCCGGCGCGCGTGCTGCTGCTTGCGTTCATCGGATTCTTCCGCGCGATTCCGGTGCTGATGCTGATTTTCTGGACGTATTTCCTGATGCCCGTGCTGCTGCACATGGATGTGCCGGGGCTCGCGACGGTCGTATGCGCGCTCGCGCTGATCGGCGGCGCGTATCTCGCGCACGCAGTGCATGCGGGTATCGTCGCGGCCGGCGACGGGCAATGGCAGGCCGGCCTGTCGCTCGGGCTCACGCGCTGGCAGACGGTGCGCTACGTGCTGCTGCCGCAGGCAATCCGGATCATGACGCCGTCGTTCGTCAACCAGTGGGTCGCGCTCGTGAAGGACACGTCGCTCGCGTATATCGTCGGTGTGCCGGAGCTGTCGTTCGTCGCGACGCAGGTGAACAACCGGCTGATGGTGTATCCGGCGCCGATCTTCCTGTTCGTTGCACTGATCTATCTGGTGCTGTGCACGTCGCTCGACGGTGCGGCACGCTGGCTGCTGTCGCGGCGCCCGCGCGCGGAACGCATCGCTCAGGTGGCGGCCGAGTATACGGAACCCGCGCGATGACGCTTGCTGCGCCGTTTCGAATGGCCGAAGAGGCCAGCGGACAGCGCGCCAGACAGGTCAGGCCCGGCAGGCAGGGAGAGGGACAAGGAATGTGGAGAACCTGCCGCGCGCGCCGCTGCTCGTCGAGCGACGGCGGGCAGCAGGTGCATCACGACGCCGAGTAATGCGTATTGAAGACGGCGCGCAACGTCGATGAATCGGTCGCGAAATCGCCCCACAGCGGCCCGTCGTTCTGCGCGAACGCAAACGACGTTGTGTTGATCGACGCGAGCCGGAAGCGCCATTGCGCCGCTTCCTGGCGGAAGGCGGTGAGCTGCATGTCGGACAGCGCCGTCTGCGCGCTCGCGAGCGTGACGAGCGGATCGACCGGATTGTTTGCCACGCGCACCTCGAAGTGCAGGTGGGGGCCCGTCGCGGCGCCCGTCATCCCGACCGAACCGATGCGCTGTCCCTGCTTCACGGTCTCGCCCGTCTTGAGGCCGTGCGCGAATGCGGACAGGTGCGCGTAGTAGGTCGAGTACCCATCCGCATGATCGACGATCACGTAGCGGCCGTAGCCGCCCGGATCGGTGCCGACGAACGACACGACGCCGTCGGCCGCCGCATCGACCGGCGTGCCGCTCGGCGCGGCGAGATCGACACCCGTATGGAACGCCATCGCCTGAGACAGCGGGTGAATGCGTTCGCCGAAGAACGAACTGATGCGCGTCCACTTCACCGGCATCGTGAACGCGGCGGCTTCGAGCGGCGAACCGTCGAGCGCGTAGTACGCGCCGTGTTCGGCGCCCGGCGCGCGGAACCAGATCGCGCCGAACGTGCGGCCGGCGACGCGCAGCTCCAGCGCGGTGAGGTGCGGGGTGCCGTTGTTCGTGTCGTACGCGACGCGGTAATAGTCACCACGCTGCGCGCTCGCCCGCATCGCGACCTTGCCGGTGACGAGATCGCCGAGCTGGATGCGCACCTCGGGCGGTACGTCGAGACGGTTCAGCGTATCGGACAGCGTGAGCTCGATGTTGCCCGCGCGCATCCCTTGCTGGTGTTCGGGCGGGGCAAGCTGGAACAGGCTCGCATAGCCGAGCATCTCGTTGCGGTGCGCGCTGAGCGGCGCGAACAGGCCCGGCTGCTGGCTGCGGTCGTTGCGTTCGCCGGCATCGTTGCGCTCGCCGATCGTGCGGGCGAGCTCGCTCGTCACGAAATGCTGCGCGGTGGGGAACGGCGTGTCGGACAGCACGCGCTGCGGCAGCGCGGCCGTGCCCGAATCGACGGCGCCCGGCAGTTGCGACACGGCCGGCAGCGCGGCGAAGCCGAGTGCGGCAAGGGCGCCGAGCACGGCGGCCGGCACGAGCGCGCGCGCAATGCGCTGCGCGCGGCCGGGCGCGAAAGCATCAGGGGTAGCGGCAGACTTGACCAAGGTGTCCACATCCAGGAAAGCGGTTCAAAGGGGGTGTGGGCGGGGGCCGCCGGCGGCACATCCGTCGAACGGCGACGGGGCGGGCGGCGGGCGTGCAACAAAACAGGCCCCGCCAGGGGCCTGTGTCGTTTCCGTTCGACCCAACCTGCGGGGCGGTGCCCGCTTCGAACGGCGGCGTGCATGCCGGGTCGTACCCGGTTATCACGAAGACGCTAAAGAAAGATGACAGCGTCAGTCTACCGATGTTCCGCGAAACGTTAAAAATTTTAAAGAGGGTCAGCTCATTCGTTTCGCAGTGCGGTAAATCGGGTTAAATCAGCATTTATTACGACAATTTACGTCAGCCCGGCAATTTGTGCGCGCGGATTCGCAGCGCGGCGGACGTGCGCACGGTGTCGAAGCCGGCGTCGAGCATGGCCTCGGCGTCGTTCCACAGATTGCCGCGCAGCCGGTTGGTCCAGATCATCGACGCGAACACGCCTTCGAGCAGCGACACGAGATAGACGGCGGCCAGGTGCACGTCGAGATCGGCGGCGACTTCGCCGGCCGCGATCGCGCGGCGCAGCAGCGCCTTCGTGATCCGCAGCATCTGCAATTCCAGCAGCATGCGGCGCCGCTGCAGCGCGCCGTTCTCTTCGCTCTGCTCGCATTTCGTATAGAGGATCACGAGCACGCGCTGCATCGGGCCCGGCTCGCCGCATTCCTGCAGATAGTGCGACGCGGCGCGCCGCAGCGTGGCGAGCGGGGGCAGCCCTTCGCCCGCGTCGAAGCCTTCCGACGTGCGCGCGAACGCGCGGTCGCACATCGCAAGACACACCTCCATCTTGTTGCGGTAATGGCCGTAGACGGCGCCCCGTGACATCCCGGCGGCCTCGGCGAGGTCCGCCATCGCGGTTTGCGCCACGCCTTTCTCGAGCAGCACGAGCTCGGCGGCGTCGAGGATCCGGTGCTTGATGGCGAGCGATTCTTCGCGGGTCTTGCGGGCCATGTCCTGAAATTCCTTACAGTTCGCTGTCGTTTTATTGAGACAGTGTGACGGTCAGATTGAAGCGGCGTGTATTTAATCAGTCGTGACTGATTATAATCGGCCACCCTGAGCCGCCGCATTTTATCGGTGGCGAACGATCCGAGGTCACACATGAACAACAATCGCTCCCTGTTGCGCCACCGACTGGCGCCGTTCGCGCTGGCGGCCGTGCTGGCCCTGGCCGGATGTGG
This region of Burkholderia contaminans genomic DNA includes:
- a CDS encoding amino acid ABC transporter permease, with protein sequence MFGLAPKYLSWLWQGFLLTLGLAAASAVAATAGGLLLAVMRHARGMAPRTVAAAYVVTFRNTPLLVQLLFWYFGVASLLPDTWIAWLNARHALNVGPFTLAWPSFEFVAGWVGLSAYTAAFVAEECEAGLRGVRRAQHDAAAALGLTPMQSLRYVVLPQAVRIALPPLFGQYMNLVKNSSLAMAIGVAELSYASRQVETETFKTFAAFGVATVLYVAAVAAIEAGAYAATQWRDRLGAGR
- a CDS encoding fimbrial protein — encoded protein: MKTIQWCSPGRIGRAIGRLTMAGYLVLAPCMQVMAQGSIGATALDCSFSNPEASPWKMITPLTSMTPQNAILYQRTVSLMVSFKYGTAPVAHELVSAAHWVPGAVVADGIAPTNVNGIGFKWVGVSGDDTERALQQHALPMATAKINLDRAGGGDTDSRFIRFRQYLVLDKPASQLPQEKLVVKNLPGNPTVAIYALDLPKGTATIGGTVTVPEQPTPANLCKQLKTFVGVGNVCIGSECEIHVPNRCEIQSNWIVPVTLGNFSISNFPSVNATSKPVSFDIALSQCAASAKPAISFRDKAAKPNPDKTLLQLSAPAGQTVARGFNIVMTNALTGERIAYGEPGAAAEYPMRRTGDMAVMPLRAQYIRTGGEGELAPGYAGGGAEFSFTFP
- a CDS encoding amino acid ABC transporter permease, producing the protein MDLSLLFANLPYLLIGAFPDGPLGGAALSLLLAIASAAASAVLGIVLGVAMALARGPARVLLLAFIGFFRAIPVLMLIFWTYFLMPVLLHMDVPGLATVVCALALIGGAYLAHAVHAGIVAAGDGQWQAGLSLGLTRWQTVRYVLLPQAIRIMTPSFVNQWVALVKDTSLAYIVGVPELSFVATQVNNRLMVYPAPIFLFVALIYLVLCTSLDGAARWLLSRRPRAERIAQVAAEYTEPAR
- a CDS encoding GLUG motif-containing protein, which produces MNKTYALVWNVRQGAWQVAGERVRRRGKSTTRAGVVAVLAWLAGSAATPVHALPAGEKIVSGKADILRYDNGQQMSINQHDNKLVLDWQTFNVDKGERVTFNQPSVTSIALNRVVGQDGSGIYGNIDANGRVFLVNPNGILFGKGAQVNVGGLVATTLDIKNEDFDAGRFRFSGQSPSEVQNFGNIVASEGGAIALLGARVVNKGIVQAQMGTVALASGSDATLNFDGGKLLNVQIDQGTLNALVSNEQLLKADGGQVLMSARTADTVLRTVVNNQGTIEARTLRNKAGRISLDGYDAGTVNVAGVLNASATTPGNGGTVETRGADVKVALGATVDTRATNGRGGTWRIASSDVSVTAGANQPGTIVADTLSRNLATTDVELVAERGQTSVDGAITWASGNRLVLASRQGDVSVNGALRATGANARVAIDARKDVRIAAPIALTGANALLTLDYGAAQWLTGAAAVKLSGAGAGFESNGYRYTVIQNLQQLQAVNANLDGLYVLGNDIVGSYYGTAFRTIGSGASFTGVFDGLGNTIGNLAISSSDPYAGLFGRNTGTIANLKLNALRVNAAAGVGPVAIGGLVGENAGRISNVTATGMQVTAGANRSNALGGLVGINLGEVSGASLTGNVAGNGMSYAVGGLVGENRADQRSGVVSDSESNATVSGGASNLASIGGLVGVNRGGDILRSTSRGTTSGANIAGVNVGGLVGANLLGTIEDSSALGRVTGGSGGTAGGLAGSNTGKIAKSSASGLVDGRYAQAIGGFVGLNQGIVTDSKALGDVWSASTGSTGGFVGVNLGPNATVDMAEAHGAVSGGQGNIGGFVGSHFGGRIAHAVARGKTTGGNYSKTGGFVGSNAAELSNVDASGTVYGGYGAAVGGFAGANTTSGTIEAASSTGNVTGSSSSTVGGFAGENLGTVRDASASGVVNAGSYSTLGGLIGMNAGLVERSAANGRVNGSSTQTFGGLVGINRGIFRNSIASGEAALQKIAGLNLGVIE
- a CDS encoding ABC transporter substrate-binding protein — encoded protein: MKFHTLATWLVGAALITAGTVAHADRLDDIKKAGVLRVATFDSNPPFGYVDGKSNHIVGLDVDYAKALADKLGVKLQLQPTNPANRIPFLTSGKVDLVLANFTITDERAKQVDFSIPYFSSGQQFLTKKGVLKSADQLNALRVGADKGTTNEITLREKFPKATIVAYDDTPFAFAALRAGNVQAITQDGPKLIGLLANVPDKQNYEIPAFTISNDYMGVGVPKGETRLLGFVNDTLKGLEASGRATQIYDAWFGPTTKTPLTRIFRIGDKT
- a CDS encoding M23 family metallopeptidase; this encodes MVKSAATPDAFAPGRAQRIARALVPAAVLGALAALGFAALPAVSQLPGAVDSGTAALPQRVLSDTPFPTAQHFVTSELARTIGERNDAGERNDRSQQPGLFAPLSAHRNEMLGYASLFQLAPPEHQQGMRAGNIELTLSDTLNRLDVPPEVRIQLGDLVTGKVAMRASAQRGDYYRVAYDTNNGTPHLTALELRVAGRTFGAIWFRAPGAEHGAYYALDGSPLEAAAFTMPVKWTRISSFFGERIHPLSQAMAFHTGVDLAAPSGTPVDAAADGVVSFVGTDPGGYGRYVIVDHADGYSTYYAHLSAFAHGLKTGETVKQGQRIGSVGMTGAATGPHLHFEVRVANNPVDPLVTLASAQTALSDMQLTAFRQEAAQWRFRLASINTTSFAFAQNDGPLWGDFATDSSTLRAVFNTHYSAS
- a CDS encoding TetR family transcriptional regulator encodes the protein MARKTREESLAIKHRILDAAELVLLEKGVAQTAMADLAEAAGMSRGAVYGHYRNKMEVCLAMCDRAFARTSEGFDAGEGLPPLATLRRAASHYLQECGEPGPMQRVLVILYTKCEQSEENGALQRRRMLLELQMLRITKALLRRAIAAGEVAADLDVHLAAVYLVSLLEGVFASMIWTNRLRGNLWNDAEAMLDAGFDTVRTSAALRIRAHKLPG